One window of the Microscilla marina ATCC 23134 genome contains the following:
- a CDS encoding phenylalanine 4-monooxygenase, translated as MEQIYSNYTEEDFKVWELLYNRQMKILPEMASKDYLEGLKIIQFDEKIPKFDEINKILTVETNWKVYSVPGLIADKEFFELMRNRNFCASTWLRKMKELDYLEEPDMFHDVFGHVPLLTNKAFCKFLEELCRIASDHIENKNVVEAIARVYWFTVEFGLIREAKGLRIYGAGILSSSGECEYSLFSDKPNRFDYDVQKVMDTDYIKHKYQEEYFIIDSYEQLYNSIPEIEAKAKEIDDKGIIVKPAIQPQYK; from the coding sequence ATGGAGCAAATATATTCAAATTACACAGAGGAAGACTTTAAGGTTTGGGAGTTACTCTACAATCGTCAAATGAAAATATTGCCTGAAATGGCGTCAAAAGATTATTTGGAGGGACTCAAAATCATTCAGTTTGATGAAAAGATTCCTAAATTTGATGAGATAAACAAAATATTAACTGTTGAGACAAACTGGAAAGTCTACTCTGTGCCAGGTTTGATTGCTGACAAAGAGTTTTTTGAATTGATGCGAAATCGTAATTTTTGTGCATCAACCTGGCTCCGCAAAATGAAAGAACTGGACTACCTGGAAGAACCAGATATGTTTCATGATGTGTTTGGGCATGTGCCTTTGCTTACCAATAAAGCTTTCTGTAAATTTTTGGAAGAGTTGTGTCGCATAGCATCTGATCATATTGAAAACAAAAATGTGGTAGAAGCCATCGCACGTGTCTATTGGTTTACAGTAGAATTTGGTTTGATCAGGGAAGCAAAAGGCTTACGCATTTACGGTGCAGGTATTTTATCATCAAGTGGTGAGTGCGAATATTCGTTGTTTAGCGACAAGCCTAATCGTTTTGATTATGATGTGCAAAAAGTGATGGATACTGACTACATCAAACACAAATATCAAGAGGAGTACTTTATTATTGATTCGTACGAGCAATTATACAACTCTATTCCTGAGATAGAAGCCAAAGCAAAAGAAATAGATGACAAAGGCATTATTGTAAAGCCTGCTATACAGCCTCAGTATAAGTAG
- a CDS encoding TatD family hydrolase: protein MFIDTHAHIYAQQFEKDQEEALQRAFEQGVNKIYLPNIDHTSIDGMLEVEAKYPDNCFAMMGLHPCSVKQDFEKELYLVEDWLNKRPFAAVGEIGTDLYWDKNFYEQQAEAFEIQVGWAKKHQRPIVIHCRESFQETIDLLKPLMDDKLTGVFHCFTGSVADAQQVIELGFYLGIGGVATFKNGGLDKVLPEVLLEHLVLETDCPYLAPVPHRGKRNESAYVPLVAQKLAEIKGVTVEEVAQNTTKNAEKLFA, encoded by the coding sequence ATGTTTATCGACACCCACGCCCATATTTATGCCCAACAGTTTGAAAAAGACCAAGAAGAAGCCCTCCAACGCGCATTTGAGCAAGGCGTAAACAAAATATATTTACCTAATATTGATCATACCTCTATAGATGGTATGCTTGAAGTAGAAGCCAAATATCCTGATAATTGCTTTGCTATGATGGGGCTGCACCCTTGTTCAGTAAAACAGGACTTTGAAAAAGAACTATACTTGGTAGAAGATTGGCTTAACAAGCGACCTTTTGCTGCTGTAGGCGAAATAGGGACAGATTTGTATTGGGATAAAAATTTTTATGAACAACAGGCAGAAGCCTTTGAAATACAAGTAGGGTGGGCTAAAAAACACCAACGACCTATTGTTATTCATTGTCGAGAGTCTTTTCAGGAAACAATTGACCTGCTTAAACCGTTAATGGATGATAAACTGACTGGAGTATTTCATTGTTTTACTGGAAGCGTAGCTGATGCCCAACAAGTAATAGAGCTTGGGTTTTATTTGGGAATAGGCGGTGTGGCAACTTTCAAAAACGGAGGGTTAGACAAGGTTTTACCTGAGGTTTTGTTAGAGCACCTGGTACTTGAAACAGACTGCCCTTATTTGGCTCCTGTACCTCATCGAGGCAAACGTAATGAGTCGGCTTATGTACCACTAGTCGCTCAAAAACTCGCTGAGATAAAAGGGGTAACAGTAGAAGAAGTAGCCCAAAATACGACCAAAAATGCTGAAAAACTCTTTGCATAA
- a CDS encoding tetratricopeptide repeat protein: MLKDKKLTAFFACFFTLSYIGSQVLFAQSANTYLSQGKAKSEAGAYAQAIQDFTKAINLNSHSDDAYHYRGEAYFRVRRYVKALADFNKAIEIDPRQSSASYHLRGLVKYNLKLYKQAIADYNQAIKIAYSDETYFVDRAKAFLELKRYKKALRDCNAALKISKTYAYALSVRGLVKAAQGNRQAASEDLKAAIQNAKNDPKEYMYRNYLGDFYRNTRQTTRAIEEYSAAIHLNPRNTHGLYNRSLLRLTLGNYDKALEDAHRTILNNRRFVKAYAVRGIAKRYSGVNQEAQMTADLQKYLRSARKATDYHYISWLLFEHSHKNKEMLTEAKKWALKAVKLENNFTNNFLCANILFDMGETPQALKYANTAMTFTKSEGLSKAKTLAMRIGRNLNDIQPPVIRISTPLAANNNTRGVIVVAEDKKITIAGQVTDESGVASVLINGNPARLDHSGNFDGVTVLEKAENLVKVRATDKRGNSSTQEFVVKRKVKAATPISKKKGKENLILGTHRALLVATNEYTHWDNLMNPVYDAKAIAKDLKEIYGFEIDLLLNPTKDEIVLKLRSYAKKQYENNDELFIFFAGHGQFDEVFKEGYLVTKDSKLNDESKSSYISHSNLRTYINNINCKHVFLMMDVCFGGTFDPLIASRGMKEHELTKSRAEYVNRKLRYKTRRYLTSGGKEYVPDGRAGNHSPFARRFLTALRSEGGENGILSIAEILKFVQTVTPNPRSGEFGSNEPGSEFLFVVR; the protein is encoded by the coding sequence ATGCTGAAGGATAAAAAACTAACCGCATTTTTTGCATGTTTTTTCACACTGAGTTATATAGGTTCGCAAGTATTGTTCGCTCAAAGTGCCAATACCTACCTATCTCAGGGGAAAGCAAAAAGTGAAGCAGGTGCTTACGCACAGGCCATACAAGATTTTACGAAGGCTATCAATTTGAATAGCCACTCAGACGATGCTTATCATTATCGTGGGGAAGCATATTTTCGTGTACGAAGATATGTAAAAGCTCTTGCCGATTTCAATAAGGCAATAGAGATAGACCCTCGTCAATCATCTGCTAGTTACCACCTTAGAGGACTGGTAAAGTATAACCTTAAACTTTATAAACAAGCGATTGCTGATTATAATCAAGCAATTAAAATTGCTTATAGCGACGAAACCTACTTTGTAGATCGAGCCAAGGCATTTTTAGAGTTAAAACGTTATAAAAAAGCATTGAGAGACTGTAATGCAGCACTTAAAATATCAAAAACCTATGCTTATGCATTGAGTGTAAGAGGGTTGGTAAAAGCTGCGCAAGGCAATCGTCAGGCTGCATCTGAAGATTTAAAAGCTGCCATTCAAAATGCTAAAAACGATCCCAAAGAGTATATGTATCGCAACTACTTGGGAGACTTTTACCGCAATACCCGCCAAACTACAAGGGCAATAGAAGAATACAGTGCTGCTATTCATTTAAATCCACGAAATACCCACGGACTTTATAACCGATCTCTTTTGAGACTGACTTTAGGAAACTACGACAAAGCATTGGAAGATGCTCATCGTACCATTCTAAACAATAGAAGGTTTGTGAAAGCGTATGCAGTACGCGGAATCGCCAAGCGTTATTCAGGGGTAAACCAAGAGGCACAAATGACAGCAGATCTCCAAAAGTATTTGCGTTCGGCAAGGAAAGCAACTGACTATCATTATATCTCCTGGTTGTTGTTTGAGCATTCTCATAAAAACAAAGAAATGCTGACTGAAGCTAAAAAATGGGCTTTGAAAGCGGTAAAGCTAGAAAATAACTTTACTAACAACTTTTTGTGTGCCAATATTTTGTTTGATATGGGAGAAACTCCTCAGGCGTTAAAATATGCCAATACGGCAATGACTTTTACAAAAAGTGAAGGGTTATCAAAAGCTAAAACATTGGCCATGCGAATAGGACGTAACCTGAACGATATTCAGCCGCCTGTCATTCGTATTAGCACGCCTTTGGCAGCTAATAATAACACACGCGGAGTCATTGTAGTGGCAGAAGATAAAAAAATTACGATTGCTGGGCAAGTAACAGATGAAAGCGGAGTAGCCAGTGTATTAATTAATGGCAATCCAGCAAGACTAGATCATTCAGGAAATTTTGATGGAGTGACAGTTCTTGAAAAAGCAGAAAACCTGGTAAAAGTAAGAGCTACCGACAAACGAGGCAACTCATCTACCCAAGAGTTTGTAGTAAAGAGAAAAGTGAAAGCTGCGACTCCTATCTCTAAGAAAAAAGGAAAAGAAAATTTGATTTTAGGTACCCACCGAGCTTTGTTAGTGGCTACCAACGAGTATACTCATTGGGATAACTTAATGAATCCCGTATACGATGCAAAAGCCATCGCCAAAGATTTGAAAGAAATCTATGGATTTGAAATAGACCTTTTGTTAAACCCAACCAAGGATGAAATAGTACTTAAGCTAAGAAGTTACGCTAAAAAACAATATGAAAACAACGATGAATTGTTTATTTTCTTTGCAGGACATGGACAGTTCGACGAAGTTTTTAAAGAAGGTTATCTTGTGACTAAAGACTCTAAATTAAACGATGAGTCTAAGAGTAGTTACATTTCTCACTCTAACCTTAGAACCTACATCAATAATATTAATTGTAAGCATGTATTTTTGATGATGGATGTTTGTTTTGGAGGAACTTTTGACCCCTTGATTGCTTCAAGAGGAATGAAAGAGCATGAGCTTACCAAAAGCAGAGCCGAATACGTGAACCGTAAACTACGTTACAAAACACGTCGTTACCTGACTTCTGGTGGTAAAGAGTATGTACCAGATGGTCGTGCGGGTAATCACTCACCTTTTGCCCGTAGATTTTTAACAGCTTTACGTAGTGAAGGAGGAGAAAATGGAATT